A genomic window from Amia ocellicauda isolate fAmiCal2 chromosome 15, fAmiCal2.hap1, whole genome shotgun sequence includes:
- the LOC136771566 gene encoding shaker-related potassium channel tsha2: MTVVPGENLDETVALTALSQDVYDPDQVNQECCERVVVNISGLRFETQLKTLAQFPNTLLGDPRKRMRFFDPLRNEYFFDRNRPSFDAILYYYQSGGRLRRPVNVPVDIFMEEIKFYELGEDVIENFKEDEGFIKEEERPLPDNEFQRQVWLLFEYPESSGPARGIAIVSVLVILISIVIFCLETLPEFREESRFYDHSVVNGTSHIKPNPFTDPFFIVETLCIIWFSFELLVRFFACPSKPAFFKNIMNTIDIVAIIPYFITLGMELAEHQGNGQQAMSLAILRVIRLVRVFRIFKLSRHSKGLQILGKTLQASMRELGLLIFFLFIGVILFSSAVYFAETDDPSSGFSSIPDAFWWAVVSMTTVGYGDMCPVTIGGKIVGSLCAIAGVLTIALPVPVIVSNFNYFYHRETEHEEQFQYTHVTCGQQPSSFGELKRSESKPSLSKSDYLEADDLDAIKYRNCSPHKAYTGKLSDV; the protein is encoded by the coding sequence ATGACAGTGGTGCCCGGAGAAAACCTAGACGAGACTGTGGCACTGACAGCCCTGTCTCAAGATGTGTATGATCCAGACCAAGTGAACCAGGAATGCTGTGAAAGGGTGGTGGTCAACATCTCCGGGCTGCGCTTTGAGACCCAACTCAAAACCCTCGCCCAGTTCCCCAACACCTTATTGGGGGACCCCAGGAAAAGGATGCGCTTCTTTGATCCGCTGAGGAACGAATACTTCTTTGACAGGAATCGCCCTAGCTTTGATGCCATCCTGTATTATTACCAGTCCGGGGGGAGGCTCAGAAGACCCGTTAACGTACCTGTGGACATTTTCATGGAGGAGATTAAATTTTACGAATTGGGGGAGGACGTGATCGAGAATTTCAAGGAGGACGAGGGGTTCATTAAAGAGGAAGAGCGCCCTTTGCCGGACAACGAGTTCCAGCGCCAGGTCTGGCTTCTGTTCGAGTACCCGGAGAGTTCGGGCCCGGCTCGGGGGATCGCTATCGTCTCGGTCTTGGTTATTTTGATATCGATTGTCATCTTCTGCTTGGAGACCCTGCCAGAGTTCAGGGAAGAGAGTCGGTTTTATGATCACTCGGTTGTGAACGGGACTAGCCATATCAAGCCCAATCCGTTCACTGACCCGTTCTTCATCGTGGAGACGCTGTGCATCATCTGGTTCTCCTTTGAGTTGCTGGTGAGGTTCTTCGCCTGCCCGAGCAAGCCAGCGTTCTTTAAAAATATCATGAACACCATCGACATTGTGGCCATTATTCCCTATTTCATCACCTTGGGGATGGAGCTGGCGGAGCACCAGGGCAATGGCCAGCAAGCCATGTCGTTGGCAATATTGAGGGTTATCCGTTTGGTGAGAGTCTTTCGGATTTTCAAGCTCTCCAGACACTCCAAAGGACTGCAGATCTTGGGGAAAACCCTGCAGGCTAGCATGAGGGAACTGGGGCTGTTGATATTCTTCCTGTTCATAGGTGTCATCTTGTTCTCCAGCGCGGTGTATTTCGCCGAGACGGACGACCCCTCCTCTGGCTTCTCCAGCATCCCAGATGCGTTCTGGTGGGCGGTGGTGTCTATGACTACTGTGGGGTATGGGGACATGTGTCCTGTCACAATTGGTGGCAAAATCGTCGGTTCACTCTGTGCCATTGCTGGTGTGCTGACAATCGCGCTACCTGTTCCTGTCATTGTCTCCAATTTTAACTATTTCTACCACAGGGAGACTGAGCATGAGGAGCAGTTTCAGTACACCCATGTAACATGCGGCCAGCAGCCATCCTCATTCGGGGAACTGAAGAGGAGTGAGAGCAAGCCTTCTCTCAGCAAGTCAGACTACCTGGAGGCAGATGATTTGGATGCAATCAAATATAGAAATTGTAGCCCCCATAAGGCATACACGGGAAAGCTTTCTGATGTATGA